A window of Saimiri boliviensis isolate mSaiBol1 chromosome 1, mSaiBol1.pri, whole genome shotgun sequence genomic DNA:
TGTTATGCAGGAGGGGTGAGGTATACCAACATGTACACCTACAACATACTTTGAAATGCATCAAGAAAAATTAGGTGGATTATCTtgggtttgaaaaataaaagaaaatctaatagaTATATAAGATATTAATTGTAGGATCTAGGTGGCAGATATTATATAAATGGGTGTTCATGGCACAATTCTTTCaacttctgtgtttatttttttgtttttgtttttttgagacggaatctcactctgtctcccaggctggagtgcagtggctcgatcttgctcactgcaacctttgcctccagggctcaagtgcttctcctgtctcagcctctcaaggagccgggactacaggtgtgtgccactactcccagctaactttttgtatttttagtagagttggtgtTTCACtgcattagccaggatggtctcaatctcctgacctcataatccacccaccttggcctcccaaagtactgggattgcaggtgtgagccactgcacctggctatttatttctttttgagatggaatttcactgtcacccaggctggagggcagtagtgctatctcagctcactgtaacttctgccaccggggttcaagagattctcctgcctcagactcccaagtagctgagattacaggtccgcaccaccatgtccagccaatttttgtatttttagtagacatagggtttcaccatgttgaccaggctggtcaagaaCTTCCagcctcaggcgatctgcccacctgggccttccaaagtctgtaattacaagtgtgagccactgtgcccagccaacttttgtgTTTAAAACTGCtgtaacaggccaggtgcagtggctcacgcctgtaatcccaggactttggcagGCCCAGGTAGGcagatacctgaggctgggagttcaagaccagcctggccaacatggtgagaccccatctctactaaaaatgcaaaaattagccgggcgcggtggctcaagcctgtaatcccaggactttgggaggccgaggcgggtggatcacgaggtcgagagatcgagaccatcctggtcaacatggtgaaaccccgtctctactaaaaacacaaaaaagtagctgggcatggtggcgcttgcctgtaatcccagctactcaggaggctgaggcaggagaattgcttgaacctaggaggcggaggttgcggtgagccgagatcgcgccattgcactccagcctgggtaacaagagcgaaactccatctcaaaaaaaaaaaaaaaaagcaaaaattagttgggtgtggttgctcacacctatagtcccagctacttgggaggctgaggcaggagaaaaaacctgggaggaggaggctgcagtaggctgagactgcaacactacactccagcctgggtgacagagtgagactctgtttcaaaaacaaacaaaacaagccaaaaaaaccaaaccctgccataacaaaatgctgTTTGGTTGGGAGAACATACATATAGTgaattctccctttctctcttctatttACATAGTACCCATATACATCTCTATCACACACATAAGTATTGTTTATAATTTCATGTATATTCTTTCAGAGATTGCTTATGCATATATAAGCtaaatcaaataatatattattttttcttttcaaaagtaaTAAGTACACTATAAATTCTATtctgaattttgattttttttctcttaatatttcttGGAGAGCTTACCATTATTAGTACATTGAGAGCAGCTTCATTCTGAATagatgttataatttttttttaaatgtagtcacTCAGTGGACATTTAGGTTCCAAACTTTTGCTACTGTAAAACTACAACTGATGTTTCAAaggtgaatttctttttctttttcttttttaagacggggtttcaccatgttggtcaggttggtcttgaactcccgacctcaggtgatctgccagccttggcctccaaaatggttggattacaggcatgaaccacgacgtccggcattttttttttttttttttttttgacaaagagtcttgctctgttgcccaagctgtagtgcagcggtgcaatctcagctcaccacaacctccacctcccaggttcaagcaattgtcctacctcagcctccccagtagctgggactacaggtgcgctagcacacccagctaattttttgtatttttcatagacatggggtttcaccatgttagccaggatggtcttgatctcctgacctcaggatccacctgccttggcctccaaaaattctgggattacagatgtgagccaccacgcccagccattttttgtacttttaggtgaggtggggtttcaccatgttggccaggctggtctcaaattcctaacctcaggtgatccacccaccttggcctcccaaagcttaaggattaaaggtgtgagccaccatggccggtcTAAATTTAATACCTTTCTTAAACAAGTACTATTCAAACTCTGTCATGAACGACCTCAATCCACAGTAGACCAATATTTTTGTACAACAGAGTAACAATGTTATGGCAATGTCAAATTGCTATAAAAGTTTCTAATTACTAATTTTTTGAACTTAATGTatcacaaacacaaacacatggtTTGGAGATAAGTGGGCAAACCACACTTTGAATAGCACCAATTCAGACCATAAATAGGACTAACATTTTTAAGTTCCTTCAATTAGCTAGTCATAAATCAATTCAAATATATcatcaaaatttagaaaaaaaattaatttaccttGGGAAAATATTTGTACAATCCCATGTACGCAAGTTGTAAAGTAAGAAATGGAGCAAATATGGACTGTGAAGATAGAAGATTAAAATTAAGTATTTCCaacataagcatttaaaaatcacaataaatcAAACAGCAGCTATAAAATTCTAAGCCAAAGctgtaagaaaatattattattattatgattattattttttgagacgaagttttcctctgtcaccaaggctggagtgcaatggtatgatcttggttcactgcaacctctacctcccaggttcaggcaattctcttgcctcagccttccgagcagcttCAATTACAGTcatctgtcaccacacctggctaatttttgtatttttagtagagaaggggtttcaccatgttggccaggctggtctcaaactcctgacccgatccacctaccttggcctcccaacatgttggaattacaggcgtgagcgcccagcaattatttttttttttgggtgtggctctgctgcccaggctggagtgcagtggcatgatctcagctcactgcaacctctaccttctgggctcaagccatcctcccgcctcggcctcctatgTGGCTAGAaatacaggtatgtaccaccttgtaccactttttttttttttttttttttttttgtagagatgtgagtttcaccatgttgcccaggctggtctcttgtctcaaactcctgagctcaaggaatctgcctgacttggcctcccaaagtgctgggattacaggcatgagccaccatccttgGCCTAGAATATTAATTTTAACGGTTAAAATTAATCTTGTGTATGCAAAATGGtgaagaaaataagatatttgaTTTCCtaacataaaatatgtttctcaATTCTTTCATATGCTTTCAGTGTCCCCAAAACTGCCTTCTCTCATAAAAACTTaccttataaattatttaaagtaatggctgggtttggtggctcatgcctgtaatcccagcaatttgggaggccgaggcaggcagatcacaaggtcaggagtttgagaccagcctggccaacatggtgaaaccccatctctactaaaaacacaaaaattagctggctgtggttaatgtgtgcctataatcccagctacttgggaggctgaggcaggagaatcgcttgaacccaggaggtggaggttgcagtgagccgagatcacgccacttgcatgccagcctggacaacagagcaagactctgtctcaaaaaaaaaaaaaaagtattgccaggcacggtggctcaagcctgtaatcccagcacttttgggaggctgaggcgggtggatcacgaggtcaagagattgagaccatcctggtcaacatggtgaaaccccgtctctaccaaaaatacaaaaaattagctgggcatggtggcgcgtgcctgtaatcccagctactcaggaggctgaggcaggagaattgcctgaacccaggaggcggaggttgcggtgagccgagatcgcgccattgcactccagcctgggtaacaagagcaaaactccatctcgaaaaaaaaaaaaaaaaaaaaaaggccgggcgcggtggctcaagcctgtaatcccagcactttgggaggccgaggcgggtggatcacaaggtcaagagatcgagaccaacctggtcaacatggtgaaaccccatctctactaaaaaaatacaaaaaataagctgggcatggtggcgcgtgcctgtaatcccagctactcaggaggctgaggcaggagaattgcctgaacccaggaggcggaggttgcggtgagccgagatcgcgccattgcactccagcctgggtaacaagagcgaaactccgtctcaaaaaacaaaacaaaacaaaaaaaagtattaaatgacAGATGTTTAACACATTATGCAGTGATATCTCCCTCACCCAGAGGAAATTAAATGACGTCCAGCAAGCACACATAAAAGGCCTAGCACTCAAAATAGATGCCattattccagctactcggaaggctgaggcaggaggattgcttgagcccagaagttctagtccagcctgggcaccagagcaagactctatctctaaaacaacaacaagaagaaaactaaaCTAAATGCTACTCATTCCTTAGACTTCAGGGTGGGGAATGAACTCATAGAGTTACCATCCCTGATTCTCCCATGGCAAGCTATTCTTATTAGAGATAAAATGGCTGggtgaacaaaatagaaatagaaaagatcaaaACAACATTcacataattccttttttttttttaaggcaaagtctcactctgtcacccagggtagaatgcagtagcataatcttggctcactgcaaccaccacctcctgggttcaagcaattctactgtctcagcctcccgagtaggagggactacaggcacccgccaccatacccggctaatttttctatgtctagcagagacgggtttcaccacattggtcaggctggtcttgaactcctgacttcaggtgatccactcaccttggcctcccaaagtgctgagattatagtcatgagccactgcacccagccaccacataattacttttaaatgaaaactattaAGAAGGGAGCGAGGTAGTAAACATTACTAGAATGCAGTACAGTGAGAGCAGCAAGAAACAGTGGAAAATCTGagagtgaaaaaaatataaaatcaaaacaaaaaactcacacaaaaatAGGACATAACCTTAAAAGCATGAAAGCACAGAGTGCTTCGGATAGAGACAAAAAAGAACTAGGCAGCCCACTGAATGCTGAAAGCATCACTGATCTTTGCATTACAGCAAACTATAATGACAAGTTATCATCAGtgaaaaatatatcaaatctGTTTAACAGATTCTATTTATGAAAACATTTgcataaaaatagatttaaaaaattgttttgcttagtcatataaattttaattatccGGATAATTTATTTATGTGCCTGGTACATATGCTTAAAATGTCTACTGAATGGAAAAACCTTAGAGCAAGACACCGAACTGTGACCTAtgcttttctgcattctccaacatactagaaaacaaaatgaccACATCATGGTACAACCAAAATGCATGTCATTATGATACTACATTAGGAAATGCTGAAATGTCTTCTGAACATAGGAAAATTACCTCATATTCAAGACCACAGGAACTGCATTTTCCTACtgcaaattatttgaaatttatacATATGGCACTTAACCCTTTAGTTAAGGAATGAAACTGCCTGGGTTTAATCCCAGCATCACTTagtaactgtgtgaccttgggcaaatgatTAAACCTCTTTGAGTCTTCATTTACCAATTCATTCAAATAATACCAAGTTCGTAAGAATGAGGATTAGATGAATCAATATATGCAAAGCCATTAGCATGTAAAAAGGGTTTCAGTACAGTCACCCTCAGTATCTGGGAAGAACTGGTACCAGGTTCCTCCAAATACCAAAATCTatagatgctcaagtcccttatgtaaaatggcacaatatttgcatgtaacctactCATTTCTAGACTTTTTGatgcctaatacaatgtaaatagttgttatgctgtattttttatttgtattatttattacttgttattgttgtattgttattttttttcccatatagatatagattttttttttttttgagacagggtctcactctgttgcccaggctggagtgcagtggcatcatcctggctcaatgcaacctctaccttccgggttcaagcaactctcctggctcagccttctgagtaactgagattacaggcgtgccaccacgcccaactaaacCCAGTATGTTCGATCCAGTTGGTTGAATTCACATATGCTGCAGAACCAGCATTACAGAACCCATTGATATGGAGGGCCAACAGTAATTATTAGGCTCTGTATCTATGCAGAACACCTCATTCTGTAAGACGAACAGCAAAGTTAATAATACATCTTCAAACAGCCACATGGATCTAGTAGATATTAATACTGGCGATGACTTCTATGGATAAAAAGCACTCATAAACATTTTGCATTTTCCATTAAGTTAGTTAATAATTTATAGATCTTTTCTTACCAAGTATTTGCAAACAAAAGCTCTGACTCCAAGAGCAAGGAGAGCACATCCCACCAATCTAAATATTCGAAAAGAGTCAAATTCTTCTGTTGTACTTCCATCCTCTTGGTTGGGTTTTTCACTAATCAGCTGTTTCCTTAGCTTCATTGCTTCTTCGAATCTGGAAAGGTACTGCTCTAGGCCATGGCGAGAACCCCTCTGGACTGTGTCCGCTGTCAGGTCCCCTCTGTTCCGCTGCCGGAGCTCAAGGTTGACGTCATTACTGCACTCAGGTGGTTTAATGAAAGAGTCCAATTTGTCTCCCAGCTGGTTCCCCTTTACCTCGGCCATGGCACCCTGCTGGTCAGTAGCTCCTGTACTGACCGAATCACCCAGCACCACTCGCTTTGACACTGAAGGAATGCTGAGGGAGTTCAGTTTGTCACTGTCCTGCTGCTTTGATTTTGTTTGACTTTCTTCTTCTGACAAAAGAAAGTTAAAAGCCTTATTTATTCCATACTGGCAAATGCCTtacatgtttgtattttaaaatatgctgctTCAGCTAGAATTCAGCAGTCTctgaatcaaaataaataaatactgagtCTGCATTAAAAGCAGCTTGTTTCTTCCTCTACATCCTCAAAATGTATCACCCAAAAAGAATGTTCTGCAGAGGAAATAACTCACTTTGTGGGTAGAAGATTGGTAGACAAACTGGGAAAGATATTCAGAGATGGAGCAAACTGAAAAGACCAACTTTTTATGGATAATATATCCCAGACGTATAATTGCATTGTCTGCCTTAGGTTAGttggttaaaaatataaaatcagtaagcagggtgcagtggctcacgcctgtaatcccagaactttgagaagccaaggggagcagatcacaaggtcaggagtccaagaccagcctgaccaacatggtgaaaccccatctcactaaaaacacaaaaattagccaggcgtggtggcgcctgcctgtagtcccagctactcgggaggttgaggcaggagaaccccttgaacccaggaggtggaggttgcagtgagctccgatggcaccact
This region includes:
- the CAMLG gene encoding guided entry of tail-anchored proteins factor CAMLG isoform X2 is translated as MESIAVATDDGDRPGVPAGSGLSASQRRAELRRRKLLMNSEQRINRIMGFHRPGGAEEESQTKSKQQDSDKLNSLSIPSVSKRVVLGDSVSTGATDQQGAMAEVKGNQLGDKLDSFIKPPECSNDVNLELRQRNRGDLTADTVQRGSRHGLEQYLSRFEEAMKLRKQLISEKPNQEDGSTTEEFDSFRIFRLVGCALLALGVRAFVCKYLSIFAPFLTLQLAYMGLYKYFPKSEKKVKTTVLTAALLLSGIPAEVINRSMDTYSKMGEVFTDLCVYFFTFIFCHELLDYWGSEVP
- the CAMLG gene encoding guided entry of tail-anchored proteins factor CAMLG isoform X1; this translates as MESIAVATDDGDRPGVPAGSGLSASQRRAELRRRKLLMNSEQRINRIMGFHRPGGAEEESQTKSKQQDSDKLNSLSIPSVSKRVVLGDSVSTGATDQQGAMAEVKGNQLGDKLDSFIKPPECSNDVNLELRQRNRGDLTADTVQRGSRHGLEQYLSRFEEAMKLRKQLISEKPNQEDGSTTEEFDSFRIFRLVGCALLALGVRAFVCKYLSEKKVKTTVLTAALLLSGIPAEVINRSMDTYSKMGEVFTDLCVYFFTFIFCHELLDYWGSEVP